GTCGAATAAAATTCTTCCCACACTGTGTGCACTGATATGGCTTCTCCCCTGTGTGAACATGTTTATGACCATCAAGGTGACACTTCTGTGTgaagctcttcccacactccgagcagtgatacggcttgactcctgtgtgaatgcgctggtgtgtttgtagattattctgttgaataaagctcttcccacactctgagcagtggtaaggcttttctcctgtgtgaacgcgCTGATGTATTTGTAGATTACTCTGTCgattaaagctcttcccacactttGAGCACGAATagggcttttctcctgtgtgaatgagcTGGTGTCTTTGTAGATCACTCTGTTGAATAAAACgcttcccacactctgagcagtgatacggcctCTCTCCTGTGTGACTACGCTGGTGTGTTTGGAGATTAGCTTTGTCCTTATATCTCTTTCCACAGTGCGAGCattgatacggcttctctccagtatgaatgcgctggtgtctgTGAAAAGTGCTTACTTTactaaagctcttcccacactctgagcagtgatacggcttctctcccgtgtgaacaCGCTGGTGTTGTTGGAGATGACTCTGTTGATTAAAACGTTTCCCACATTCTGAACactgatacggtttctctcctgtgtgaatgcgctggtgtgcTTTAAGAGATCCTCTCTCAATAAACCTCTTGCCACACTGTAAGCAcggatacggtttctctcctgtgtgaacacGCTGGTGTGTTTTGAAATTACCCACATcattaaaactcttcccacactgtgagcagtggtACCGCTtgtctcctgtgtgaatgcgctggtgtcgcTGGAGCGTACTCTGCTGACTGAAACTCTtgccacactgtgagcagtgataggctattttctgtatttgtcGGTTAGTGGAGTTAGAGTTCACCCTGCCACATGATGTTTGCTGACAGCCAGAGCTTATTGTGGCCACTGGATTATCATATGTAATATCTCCTGATTTCATCAGGCTTACATATTCCTTGTAGTGGTTTCTTCTCAAGTGATTGTGGAGATAAGTTTGAGATGTATAAGAAAGTGAACACCAGGAGCAGGAGAAGACTTGCAACTGGGCATCTTTCATTTCTGGCAATTAAAAATGCAAAGTATTAGAATCTCATTGTAAACCTGACAAATTTTTACACCATATTTAGTAAACAATCCAGtgatgaacaaaaacaaaaggctGATATATAGTGTAGATGTTAAGATAGACCTGTAGTTAAGGGGCAACCATTTCTAATAGTTTGTACAGAAATTGACTATTTATAGTCCATCCAGGATTTCgcggagctttttttttttgtgattgttgcaatcaaaaacgctcgattttgctgtggcttctTTAAAATTTGCGGTGCAATTCGTAGagctttttgtgctttttttttttttttgcagaaaactacttgaattggcaaactTGCAGCTGCAGAAAATTGTTTTGCAGCGATGtttattggtaaatgagaccttttagctgtactcgtgttcgacgcacctgaatcaaagagggctttggctaaatgtgtgttttgatgacgtcacatgacgcatctcggcccaaatctgtggtaattttgaaaaattgcaaactcctctgaatattgcagagtttgcttgattttacattaatttccatttttaattagaTTATACATTAGTGTCAAAGCTAGGCCTGATGAGACGTGGCATTACTGCTGGACTAACAACATGATTATACAGAAATGGGTCTACTACGTTCAAACGTGTAAGGTCACCAGGTCATTGCCAGGTGTCTGTGACAAAGAGCGTGTTATAGATATTCGCTCTACTTGAATAATTTCTCTGGAGAGTTTTGTTACCTATGGCATATGCTTTAAGGGGTGTAAATTTGGTGCCGTGAGTTGAGGCAAAGTTTTCAATATAATCATGAATGTTAATTTTCCTAAAAGAACAGATAGAAACCGAATTTGAACAAATAGTAGGCATTGATAGTATATGAAAATATAAGCAATATAGCTCTTAAGAGCGCTGGATAATATCAGTGACTTGTCTGATGCTCGGGTAAAACCAAATGAGAATATATACCCGAGTCAAACGTTGTGGAAGAAGGAGTAGCCAGATTTATATAATTGGAGAAATATAGAGAAGGATATTCACTCTGCTATTCATAAAAGAATGTGAGGAATATGAATGCAAGTAAGGATCCCATGGCTTCTTGCTAGGTTCATAAagagtatttaaaatgtaatctgTTGAAGGTCTATAAAGGTCATCAGGGTTATAGTCATCCACAGTAAAGGCAGTAAAGTTGGTACCCAAGCTTATTAGACTTTCCTGCTGGGCTAGATCCAGCATCTGGAACATCATTAGACTAAAATCTAAGCATGGGTCAGTTTGgtgtttttaaagtgtgaaaaaagtacagtgtagtgtaagAAGTGGGTATTGCCTGTTTGTCAGGGTCAAGATTGCTTGACATAATGATATATTATTGCCATTGCTGGCCAATGGGTGTAAAGGGCAGTAATAATAGAATCACAGTGCTTGAAAATAACCATTCGTGGAGCACTTTTTCTTCCAGATGAAGTCGAATGCAAGGCCTAGATCTTTGGCATATTCCTCTTCATATCCCACCAAGAGCTCCTGTCCTGGTTTGATGGCTTGACAGCAACGGTACAGAATTCCTCCTCTATATTGGCATGCCATGAGATTCTGCTCTTCATCGTTACGAGCACAATTCACATATCTGAGAtaatgagacagaaagacagcacAAGAGAGAACAGAtggaagagaaagagatgggAAGACACCAGTTAGAAGCAAGGGGCAGACAAAGATTTTCTATTAATAAATAACTAGACAGTTGACCCAACAGACAGACCACCAAAGTATTTCTTACCTCATCCAGTTAGCATACATCTCTCTCTTGGCATCTATGTATTCCTCATATTGCTTGTTCTTATATAtctacaaacaaatatataaaacccAAAATGTATCCAACTCAGGTCCTGCAGTAGTAACTATTTAAATTTTTGAACATCCTAAATTTAGTCTGAGAACTCCTTCAGAAATTAGATAGTCAGTTGATTCAGGCGTGGCATGAACTTGATGAATGATTATCTTATGAAACTAACTTACCACCCAGGAGTAGCCACTGTTCACTGCTTCTTCTCTGTCCACCAGATCTCCCTGGTAGGGCCCAAAGTGTGCACCAACAGCAACAGTCTCCCCCTTATTAAACACTCCCAGACCTGCATCAGGAATACCAGACTGCCGAACCTCTAGACAAGGTGGAAGGGTCTGTCTGGCTCGGTCAATGACCCCCATAGTAACAGGTGTATCAATGATGAAGTGAGCTGGACCGTGAACTTCACATTTGTTGATGTAAAAGGATCTGCAATCTTCACAATCTGGAAGAAGAGGACACAACTAATTCTCAACCTATTTTATTTCTACTTCCTTTATTGCTAGGCTTCTTACTTCGTaattacaaaatgatgtcatgctTTGACATCCTCTTTTCTTAATCTTTACTTAGTTTTAGTGTACAATCTGCTTGGCTCTGTTGGATTCATTATCGTCTAGATCAGTGTTTCTCAGTTCTGGCCCTGCCATCCCTCTGCCCTGCACATTTTGGAACTTTCCCAGATCTAAAAGAGATGAGTCATGAGTCTTTATGAGTTGGTAAATAGTTGTCTCATATGGACTTGTCTAGAGAGTAAGTGGTAGACAGGACTTCCTCTGATTTATCATAAGGGGAGTATTGACTATGTTTCAATTCTAACCCTGCTTAAACTATCCCTTCCTTACTACAAACTCGGCATCTATTTCACAATTAAGAATCAACCAGCATTCCACAATGCAGAATCAAGCAAACCCCACAATATCCGAAGTGTACAAATTTTCCAAAATTTGGGCCGAGATGCGTCATGTGATATCACCaccgcacattcagccaaagccctcttcaattcacatgcGTCGAGCATGAATATAGCCAagaggtctcatttaccaacaaatgtCAGTGccaaagacaaaacaatttcaccaattcaagaaGTTTTACGGCAAAATAAGCACAGAAAACTCTGCCatttgcatcgcaaatttttggggaaaaaaagctgcagcaaaatcaagcgttttggccagaacaatcacaaaaaactccacaaaatcctgtacggactgatcaATTAGTTCTCAACATCTTCGAACCACCTGTAACTGCACACCTTGTTTTCAATATCCCGAGTTCTTCTACATCATTCCATTTCTGGATTTTCCCTccgctggcttcctgtagctgtccACATCAGATTTAAAGCATTGATGCTAGCCTACAGAGCTGAGACTGTGACTCCAGTGATGCAACAGAAAAGCTTTTTCCCTATTGTCAAAAGATTGAGAGTAcaaatcctgatgatgccacagccatccacgGCCAGGAGTCTATGGAgcaaattggccatgctctctggttAGCCGTCACCCTCCCCAGTTGGTAAGAGTTGTGTGATAGGGAAAGCCACCTAAACTGACCAGGCCCCACCTGCATGAAGACACCAAACCCTGCTCTGTTTCACCTTCTCCTGAGCCAGAGAGCTTGACTTGACACAATATCACCCACAAGAAAGACATGTATCAAGACTGTGCTCTATCCTGGCAACCAGAaggtggtggaatgaatgtCTCCTGATTGTCTGAACAGCTGAGTAACAGGTTGTCTTCAAAGCAAGACTGGAGATGAATCTCTTCACTAAGCATCTAAATGAGCACTAAATGTATAGTAGAAA
The sequence above is drawn from the Ictalurus punctatus breed USDA103 chromosome 25, Coco_2.0, whole genome shotgun sequence genome and encodes:
- the LOC108258194 gene encoding zinc finger protein 345 isoform X1: MQTETCTASCERTPDILGHISPVDYQNHVKKEQPEDEDYPCDGMSSSVEHFIFVDQQNDGFLKKPVKEEEDEDEDYLYCEDCRSFYINKCEVHGPAHFIIDTPVTMGVIDRARQTLPPCLEVRQSGIPDAGLGVFNKGETVAVGAHFGPYQGDLVDREEAVNSGYSWVIYKNKQYEEYIDAKREMYANWMRYVNCARNDEEQNLMACQYRGGILYRCCQAIKPGQELLVGYEEEYAKDLGLAFDFIWKKKCSTNEMKDAQLQVFSCSWCSLSYTSQTYLHNHLRRNHYKEYVSLMKSGDITYDNPVATISSGCQQTSCGRVNSNSTNRQIQKIAYHCSQCGKSFSQQSTLQRHQRIHTGDKRYHCSQCGKSFNDVGNFKTHQRVHTGEKPYPCLQCGKRFIERGSLKAHQRIHTGEKPYQCSECGKRFNQQSHLQQHQRVHTGEKPYHCSECGKSFSKVSTFHRHQRIHTGEKPYQCSHCGKRYKDKANLQTHQRSHTGERPYHCSECGKRFIQQSDLQRHQLIHTGEKPYSCSKCGKSFNRQSNLQIHQRVHTGEKPYHCSECGKSFIQQNNLQTHQRIHTGVKPYHCSECGKSFTQKCHLDGHKHVHTGEKPYQCTQCGKNFIRHSDLKQHQRLHTGEKPYYCSQCGKSFNKASSLQHHQCIHTGEKPYECSECGKSFSQQSHLQSHERVHSAEKPHHCSQCGKSFTRKSDFKKHQRTHTGERPYQCSQCGRSFAQQSNLQRHQRIHTMEKPYRCSQCGKGFTQQSDFRTHQRIHTGEKPYQCTQCAKRFTTISNLQRHQRIHTGKMSIQCSVWTEIYLVTCV
- the LOC108258194 gene encoding zinc finger protein 260 isoform X2, whose translation is MQTETCTASCERTPDILGHISPVDYQNHVKKEQPEDEDYPYCEDCRSFYINKCEVHGPAHFIIDTPVTMGVIDRARQTLPPCLEVRQSGIPDAGLGVFNKGETVAVGAHFGPYQGDLVDREEAVNSGYSWVIYKNKQYEEYIDAKREMYANWMRYVNCARNDEEQNLMACQYRGGILYRCCQAIKPGQELLVGYEEEYAKDLGLAFDFIWKKKCSTNEMKDAQLQVFSCSWCSLSYTSQTYLHNHLRRNHYKEYVSLMKSGDITYDNPVATISSGCQQTSCGRVNSNSTNRQIQKIAYHCSQCGKSFSQQSTLQRHQRIHTGDKRYHCSQCGKSFNDVGNFKTHQRVHTGEKPYPCLQCGKRFIERGSLKAHQRIHTGEKPYQCSECGKRFNQQSHLQQHQRVHTGEKPYHCSECGKSFSKVSTFHRHQRIHTGEKPYQCSHCGKRYKDKANLQTHQRSHTGERPYHCSECGKRFIQQSDLQRHQLIHTGEKPYSCSKCGKSFNRQSNLQIHQRVHTGEKPYHCSECGKSFIQQNNLQTHQRIHTGVKPYHCSECGKSFTQKCHLDGHKHVHTGEKPYQCTQCGKNFIRHSDLKQHQRLHTGEKPYYCSQCGKSFNKASSLQHHQCIHTGEKPYECSECGKSFSQQSHLQSHERVHSAEKPHHCSQCGKSFTRKSDFKKHQRTHTGERPYQCSQCGRSFAQQSNLQRHQRIHTMEKPYRCSQCGKGFTQQSDFRTHQRIHTGEKPYQCTQCAKRFTTISNLQRHQRIHTGKMSIQCSVWTEIYLVTCV
- the LOC108258194 gene encoding zinc finger protein 260 isoform X3, which translates into the protein MGVIDRARQTLPPCLEVRQSGIPDAGLGVFNKGETVAVGAHFGPYQGDLVDREEAVNSGYSWVIYKNKQYEEYIDAKREMYANWMRYVNCARNDEEQNLMACQYRGGILYRCCQAIKPGQELLVGYEEEYAKDLGLAFDFIWKKKCSTNEMKDAQLQVFSCSWCSLSYTSQTYLHNHLRRNHYKEYVSLMKSGDITYDNPVATISSGCQQTSCGRVNSNSTNRQIQKIAYHCSQCGKSFSQQSTLQRHQRIHTGDKRYHCSQCGKSFNDVGNFKTHQRVHTGEKPYPCLQCGKRFIERGSLKAHQRIHTGEKPYQCSECGKRFNQQSHLQQHQRVHTGEKPYHCSECGKSFSKVSTFHRHQRIHTGEKPYQCSHCGKRYKDKANLQTHQRSHTGERPYHCSECGKRFIQQSDLQRHQLIHTGEKPYSCSKCGKSFNRQSNLQIHQRVHTGEKPYHCSECGKSFIQQNNLQTHQRIHTGVKPYHCSECGKSFTQKCHLDGHKHVHTGEKPYQCTQCGKNFIRHSDLKQHQRLHTGEKPYYCSQCGKSFNKASSLQHHQCIHTGEKPYECSECGKSFSQQSHLQSHERVHSAEKPHHCSQCGKSFTRKSDFKKHQRTHTGERPYQCSQCGRSFAQQSNLQRHQRIHTMEKPYRCSQCGKGFTQQSDFRTHQRIHTGEKPYQCTQCAKRFTTISNLQRHQRIHTGKMSIQCSVWTEIYLVTCV